Proteins co-encoded in one Callospermophilus lateralis isolate mCalLat2 chromosome 2, mCalLat2.hap1, whole genome shotgun sequence genomic window:
- the LOC143391803 gene encoding olfactory receptor 5G9 has protein sequence MADENRTRITEFIFIGLKFHPQLQVFLFLLFLLFYLVTMTGNLGMIILIRVDSRLHTPMYFFLSHLSFVDICFSSVVGPKMLTDFFSERKAISFLGCALQQWFFGFFVAIECLLLASMAYDRYVAICNPLLYSVAMSQRLCLQLVAGPYAVGFLNTMTHTTAAFRLPFCGSNVINHFFCDMSPLLSLVCADIRVNKLLVFLVAGAVLVVSSLTIIVSYLYILVAILRIRSAEGRRKAFSTCSSHLTAVSILYGTLFFIYVRPGAISSLDLNKVVSVFYTAVIPMLNPLIYSLRNKEVKAAVGRAITKGKFFIKN, from the coding sequence ATGGCCGATGAAAACCGCACAAGGATCACCGAGTTCATTTTCATAGGCTTAAAGTTCCATCCTCAGCTGCAGGTCTTCCTTTTCTTGCTCTTTCTGCTTTTCTACCTCGTCACCATGACGGGGAACCTGGGCATGATCATCCTCATCCGGGTGGACTCGCGCCtgcacacccccatgtacttcttcctcagccACCTGTCCTTCGTGGACATCTGCTTTTCGTCCGTCGTGGGTCCCAAGATGCTCACCGACTTCTTTTCGGAGAGGAAGGCCATCTCTTTCCTGGGGTGTGCCCTGCAGCAGTGGTTCTTTGGTTTCTTCGTGGCCATCGAGTGCCTTCTCTTGGCCtccatggcctatgaccgctacGTGGCCATCTGTAACCCCCTACTGTATTCGGTCGCCATGTCCCAGAGACTGTGCCTACAGCTGGTGGCCGGACCCTACGCTGTCGGCTTCCTGAACACCATGACTCACACCACGGCCGCCTTTCGACTTCCCTTCTGCGGCTCCAACGTCATCAATCACTTCTTCTGTGACatgtcccccctcctctccctcgtCTGCGCTGACATCCGCGTCAATAAACTGCTGGTTTTCCTTGTGGCCGGAGCTGTCCTGGTGGTCAGCAGCCTGACCATCATCGTCTCCTACTTGTACATCTTGGTGGCCATCCTGCGGATCCGCTCGGCCGAGGGCAGGCGcaaagccttctccacctgctCGTCCCACCTGACGGCCGTGTCCATCCTGTACGGGACCCTCTTCTTCATCTACGTGCGCCCCGGTGCCATCTCCTCCCTGGACCTCAATAAGGTGGTGTCGGTGTTCTACACGGCGGTGATCCCCATGCTGAACCCActcatctacagcctgaggaatAAAGAAGTCAAAGCTGCCGTGGGCAGGGCCATCACCAAGGGGAAGTTTTTCATCAAGAATTAA